A region of Lycium barbarum isolate Lr01 chromosome 1, ASM1917538v2, whole genome shotgun sequence DNA encodes the following proteins:
- the LOC132605042 gene encoding large ribosomal subunit protein uL11x translates to MPPKFDPSQVVEVFVRVTGGEVGAASSLAPKIGPLGLSPKKIGEDIAKETSKDWKGLRVTVKLTVQNRQAKVSVVPSAAALVIKALKEPERDRKKTKNIKHNGNISLDDVIEIAKVMAPRSMAKELSGTVKEILGTCVSVGCTVDGKDPKDLQDEISNGDVEIPEN, encoded by the coding sequence ATGCCGCCAAAGTTCGATCCATCCCAAGTTGTCGAAGTTTTCGTCCGCGTCACCGGTGGTGAAGTGGGAGCGGCATCTTCACTCGCACCCAAAATCGGTCCACTCGGTCTTTCCCCTAAAAAAATCGGTGAAGACATCGCTAAAGAAACCTCAAAAGACTGGAAGGGTCTACGTGTCACCGTTAAACTAACTGTGCAAAACCGTCAAGCTAAGGTTTCCGTTGTTCCTTCAGCAGCAGCACTTGTTATCAAGGCTTTGAAGGAACCTGAACGTGACAGGAAGAAAACAAAGAACATTAAGCATAATGGGAACATCTCACTTGATGATGTTATTGAGATTGCTAAGGTTATGGCACCAAGATCTATGGCTAAGGAGTTGAGTGGAACTGTTAAGGAGATTTTGGGGACTTGTGTGTCTGTTGGTTGCACTGTTGATGGAAAAGATCCTAAGGATTTGCAGGATGAGATATCTAATGGTGATGTCGAGATTCCCGAGAACTGA